A region of Liolophura sinensis isolate JHLJ2023 chromosome 8, CUHK_Ljap_v2, whole genome shotgun sequence DNA encodes the following proteins:
- the LOC135473545 gene encoding neuromedin-U receptor 2-like: MTTGVWDDSEDATPQDPRLVAADNLWKVCSPILILLGTFGNSVSIAVLCRNSLWKISSSPYLVVLGVADLFVLWTGLLRQWLRFLVNIDIRDFSPVICKLQIFGMYTVSDFSAWTLVAVTVERFIFVCFPFKAKSVCTRRRTTFTLVLILIALALLNSHFLYGYGSVYEEPSVNDGDSPALIPYCGHINDDYSLFFDQIWPWIDISVFSLVPFSIIAICNISIITKIARSRFRNKVTANSAGEGDNRVKTSSMTALLLSLNTVFLVTTAPVCIYYIGLPEWTRTATSEKKIELDLWHAVLQLLMYLNNSVNFLFYCISGPKFRRELRSMCGRRGATGTTTNESTAPTGVSVIPLREQANSP; this comes from the coding sequence ATGACGACAGGAGTCTGGGATGATTCAGAAGACGCAACCCCCCAAGACCCACGGCTAGTAGCTGCCGACAACTTATGGAAGGTTTGTTCTCCAATTCTGATCCTTTTGGGTACTTTTGGAAACAGTGTCTCCATTGCTGTTCTTTGCCGGAACTCTTTGTGGAAGATCTCCTCCTCTCCGTACCTGGTGGTCCTCGGTGTGGCCGACCTATTCGTCCTGTGGACAGGCCTCCTCAGACAATGGCTCAGGTTCTTGGTGAACATAGACATTCGGGATTTTTCCCCCGTCATCTGTAAGCTTCAAATTTTTGGCATGTACACCGTCTCCGACTTCTCCGCCTGGACTCTTGTGGCAGTAACGGTGGAGAGGTTCATATTTGTTTGCTTCCCGTTTAAAGCCAAGAGCGTTTGTACTCGAAGAAGGACCACGTTCACTCTGGTTCTAATTCTGATAGCTCTTGCCCTTCTGAACTCCCACTTCTTGTACGGCTATGGTTCCGTCTACGAAGAGCCATCTGTCAATGACGGAGACTCGCCAGCCCTTATCCCCTACTGTGGCCACATTAATGACGACTACTCCCTGTTCTTCGACCAAATCTGGCCTTGGATTGACATATCGGTTTTCTCTCTTGTGCCTTTCAGTATAATTGCCATTTGTAATATCTCCATCATCACCAAAATCGCCCGTTCCCGATTCCGGAACAAGGTAACAGCCAACAGTGCCGGTGAGGGTGACAATCGGGTGAAGACTTCCTCCATGACGGCCTTGCTACTTTCGCTTAACACCGTATTTCTTGTCACCACGGCTCCTGTTTGTATTTACTACATTGGTTTACCCGAGTGGACGCGCACAGCAACCTCCGAAAAGAAAATAGAGTTGGACTTATGGCACGCAGTCCTTCAGCTCCTCATGTATCTCAACAACTCGgtcaattttctgttttattgtaTAAGTGGTCCTAAGTTTAGAAGAGAACTGAGATCCATGTGTGGACGGAGAGGCGCTACTGGAACGACAACGAATGAGTCCACAGCACCAACAGGTGTCTCGGTCATCCCTCTCAGAGAACAGGCAAACTCACCGTGA